TATATGAAGATACACGCGGCCGCCGGAAAGGCATCCGTGCGAAAGAATCCCGTCATTCCAAAAATCCGCAACAACTATGGGTTTAGTTTCCCTTATTTCGACCACTCTCTTTCTTCGATAATTTCGCTGTTCCGGCGTCGGCATAAGGTTCATATCGGGTTCGCGGCCGATAGGTATATAGTTAAAATACCAGCCTAAGAAACATCCCTGTTTAACATAAAAGTCTATAAATTCGTCGCTTACTATTACATTGTTATTAAACCTCGTGGCTGTCGCCGAAAATCCAAAAAGCATTCCGTTGTCTTTAAGATTTTTCATCGCGGAAACGACCTTTTTAAAATGCCCCTTTCCCCTTCTTTCATCGGTTTCGTCTTCAAAACCCTCAACGCTGATGCATGGAAAAACATTTCCCATGTCGGCAAGCTTTTTGGCCATTTTACCATCGATTAACGAACCGTTCGTATATATCTGAAAATAGCAATCGCTGTTTTTTTCGATTATATCCAGAATATCTTTTCTTACAAACGGCTCTCCGCCGGAGAAGGTATAGAAAAATATCCCGAAACTTTTACCTTCCTCGATAATTTGGTTGATTTTTTCGTATGAAAGCATATCTTTTCTTTCGTAGTTCGCCGAATAGCACCCGTAGCATTTTAAATTGCAGTGCATCGTCGGGCTTATTACATAAAAAAGAGGCGGATAAAACCCGTTCTTTTCAATAAATTCTTTCCTTTTTTCGCCGCTTAACAGTAAAAAATTAGAAATAAAATTATTCAAAATCCCCTTTTTAACATTTTTAGAAAGATACGGGAGTTTTCTCTTTAAGTTTACAAAAATATGGTCAAAAAATATTTTACCCGCAGGAGCTTTAAAATTATTTAGCTTATCGGAAATCTTGATTATCGTTTCGTCGGTTAGTTTTGGAATTATGTAATTGCTTGCGAGATAAAGGGTGTTTCTTACGACCGCGCTCTTAACCCTTTTTCTCAGCGGTGACAGCGATAGCTCTACCATATGGACCCCCTACACTAATTAATATTACACCTAAATTTAATGTTATATTTTAAGTATTATATTTTTTACAATCCATTTTTTGCCCGCTAAATAAAGTTTACCACGATAATATAAAAAGTCAAAATATCCAAATTTGGCCTAAATTTGATTAAGCGTATATTTTTCTAAAAATTTATATATGCCTTCCGCATAATTAAAGGCTTTTTCATTTTTAATATCTGTTTTAATGTTATTAACCGTTATATCGCCTAAAACCAAGCTGAACGCGGATGACCATGCGCATGAAGTAAATTTATTATTGTAGCCTCCACCGCCAAGCCATATCTTATTTACATTTTTTTCATTAATATTTTTTATTGTATTTAAATACCCTTTTAACGATAGATTAATATGGGACAATAAATCAAATTTCGATGTATCCGCCCCTATTTGCGCCACTATTACATCGGGCTTAAATCCTTGAAAAACTTCGTCGAATACTTTTATAAAATTAATTATATAAGTATAGTCGTCCGTGCCTGGATAAAGAGGAAAATTAACCGAACCTTTTTCTTCGGCATAACCCTCCGCGGGAAATAAAAAATCGCCGCTTTCATGAAAAGACAATATTAATAAATCTTTTTTGTTTCTTGGATCATTTTTAAAAGCATCCGTGACGCCGTCGCAAAAATGTGCGTCGATATCGACATATAAAACCCTTTTTCCGTATTCCAGCAATCTTAATATGGCGTAAACAGGGTCATTTACATAACAAAATCCCCATGCGTAATTTTTTTTTGCGTGATGCAGTCCTCCCGGAAAATAAAACACATCCGAATAATTTTCCTTAACAATTAAATCGGCGGCTAAATTAACTGCCCCTATATGAATGCTTGAGGCGGTAAAAATTCCTTTGAAATAAGGATTATCAGTGGTTCCTATCCCGTATTTTTTTGGGGCATATTCTGTTTCATCTTTTTCTGTATCGTAAAGATACCGGATATAATCAATGTCATGGTATAAACTCATGTCGGATATGGCGGCAGGCTGGACGGTAAAACTGTCGTAAACGCCTTTGGAGTATTTTTTTATTCTTTGCATCGTATAAATGATTCTTTCCCTCTTTAAAGGATGGTAAGAGGCATATTTATATTTTTCTAATTCTTTATTGTATAAAAGCGCTATTTTTTTCATTTTCCATTCTTTTCTCTATGATTTTAAAGGTTGGATTTTGAAGAAAAAATAATTAAAGAGGCGATTAGACTTAATATTGCGGCATATAAATATGAATAATTAGCTCCGATATAATAAAGAAGCCCCATAAGAACATTGCCGCCAAATAACCCCAAGCTTCTTGCGGCGGTGAGCGACCCCATTCCTCTTCCTATTGTTTCGTTTTTGACGATTAAACTAATTGCAGTAGGCTCTATAGTTTCTATAATGCCTAAAGATATTCCAAGAATGGCAACGCAAATATAATATAATAAAGGATTTAAAGAAAATGTAAATATCAATGCCATACCAAGAGAACCTGCAAAAGTAAGAAAATAACCAAAACCAAGTTTATTAATAGTTTTAGCTATTGTTTTTCCTGCAATTAAACCTGTCAGCGCCGTGCAGATAAAGAATAAAACATATGAAAGAATACCTAAAGCATCATTTTTAGAGGATTCGGCTATAGTTAAAATTGGAAATCCAAAGCTGAAAGAACTAAAGCCGTATAAGGAAGTTGCAATTAAAATCCTTTTAAACAAGTTTTCATTCAAATCGCTATTTTTCTTATTTAAACCCGCGCTGTTATTTGCGTTATTATTGTTATCGGTATTAATAGCGGCATTCTTTTTAGGATTATTATTTATATTACCGTTTGCGCTATTATCAGGGTTATTAATTAATTTTTTCTTTGAAATCAATGTCAAAAAAAGAGTTGAAATCAATAAGGGTCCGATAGTTGTTAATAAAATATATTTTAAAGGAACATGATAAGTAAATAGAATTAACGCATAAATACCCGCAAAGAATCCTCCTCCTTGATCAAGCGCATGCAAAAAACCAAAAGCCTTTCCGTAAAATTCTTTTAGAACCGACCGTGAAAGCAAGACCCTTCTTGAAGGAGACCTGAAATTTCTTGCCCACCACCCCGTTGAAAAAAATGCGACCGCTTCCGCGGGATAAAGGCTGAATCCTGTAAAGGATAGAAGCGGTATTAAAAGATTGCCTATGATTGCAATTTTTTTATGTCCGAATTTATCTCCCGCCCTTCCGCCGAAATAACCAAAGAAAGCCCCTATTCCATAACTTATTGCAGAAGCTATGCCAAAATAGATAACGGAACTGTGGAGGTCTAAAACCAGGAATATTGGAAATATCACCAGAACAGCCTGATAACCTAAATCGGCAAAAAAAGCCGATAACGATATAAAAAAAACATTGCTGTTTAACCATTTTTTTTTAGAACCTTCCATATCCCCTCTTATTTTTATAATTATCGTATTTCCACATTAACACAATTATGTTGTTATTTACTGCGTATATATTAATATTTTCATGCCCAAAACTCAAGGATGGGATTGAATTAATTTTTGGTAATTGCTTTTTTAAGGATTTTTTGCGATAATAATGTTGAATTAAGTGTAACTTAATTCTAATTTTTAATAAAGTGGGGGGTTAGCCCAGTTGGTAGAGCGACGCCTTCGCATGGCGTAGGCCGCGGGTTCGAGTCCCGTGCCCTCCACCACTTAAAATAAATATTTAAAACAGCGCAGGTAACTTTTTGTATAAATTTTTTTATAAAAAACGAGGAGTTAACATGAAAAAGATATTTTTATTAATAAGTATATTTATAAGCATAGCTTTTGCTAACAGTGCATTTGCAAGCAGGCTGTTTTTGCCGGGATTATGGCAATATACCTCTACAACAACTGTTTCGGGACTCCCGTACGCTATGCCTCCTGTAACCTCGACTTATTCATCTTGCATGGGTAATAAACTTAAACCGCCTATGCAGAAAAATCCCGATATACCGGCTAACTGTCCAAAGCCTATCGTAACTGTTAACGGAAATACTGTCGTTACACGCTTTGAATGTTCTACTGGAGTCGGCATGGAGATAAAAGAACTTATGTTTGAATATTTTCCTAACGATACAACAATGCATATGCATGGACATGTTAATACTATCAACACATATCAAGGCAGGACTATGAATGTTAATTCAAACATCGAACTTACCGGAAAAAGAATCGGCGCATGCAGTGTGAAATAAACAAAAACCGTGGGAAAATAAAAAATAAGGTTATCAAATATGAAAATCAACCGCTTTTTTATTTTTTTATTGTTGATTTCTGTTGCCGCAACTGTAATTTCAGGCTGCTCTAAAACGCCGTCAAAGATTTCAGCCGATAAATCCGTCGCATCACAGAGCAATAGCGGTATAACCATGGCTAAGCTGACCTCGCTGAAAAATTACGAATCAATCACACGGGCGATGTTTGTAACTACCATAGACAAAATTTATAATTTAAATAACTGGCAGGAAGAAATAATCGAAGGTACTAAAGCAAAGCCAGCCTATACATTTACCAGAAACATAAATGGAGTTTTTTACGCAATTATAACATTTCATTCTTCGCCGCATGGTTTAAAATGGTTTAAAGAGCCTTCAAGTTTTAGAGAAAGACCTAAGGGTCAGCTGCGTTTATTCTCCGGATTTGTAGTAAGAGACACAGCCCCTCCTATGAAACTCGTATTTGTAAAATATGCCGTAGTAGCAAACAGGCAGTCTATTGAATACCGTGGAATAAATCCTTACAATGAATACTCCGGAACTTTCTGGATAGACAAAAAAACGGATGCGCTCTTAAAATACATCAATCCGTCTGTTAATATAGGATCTAATGGATTAAATTCAGGCATGAAATTCATAGTTAAAAAAATAGGAAAAATCCATGCTTTTAAAACACCTTTAATCAGTTCAATTCCTTAATAGATTATCTATTATATAGCCGCAATAAAAATTAAAAAGTTTTTTACTGGTATAAATCAGCGGCGAAACAGGGATTTTTTGTCCGCACTCAGAACAACACAGGCGATGTTTCATTATTTTTGCAGAAAAACTGTTTCTCCGTTATTTTTGCCTTTTAATGCTTCGTGCGCAATATTTGGGATATAGACGAATCGCAAAATGGCGGCGGGTGTTTAATATTTTTTGCAGCGCCCTTCTTTAAGGTTATATGTTCCGTACTCATCAAGATCGTTAGATCCATACAATTTGTTTATTTTGACCGGCTTTAACGACAGAATGTATCCATTTGAGCGCCTTGCTATGCTGCCGTCTCCCGTGTTTCCCCACCCGTCTATAAATCGAAAATAAATATCACCCTCAGATTTTTTCTTAAAAGGTACTTTTCCTGTGTCCAAAAGATGTCCCGTCCATGAAAATTCAACCTGAACATTCACATATTTAAACCTTTTATTTACTTTGGCGCAAATTTGAAGATTGCCTATGGGGAAATTTTTTCCGTTTCCTGTATCTCCCATAATCTGATTATTATTAAAGTACTCAACTGTTTTGGAATCTGCCGCCCCTTCAACATTATCAGAAAGCTTCTTTAACCACCTAACGCGATCTATTAGCATACTTCTTAAGCACGCCCCTATTTCTAAACCTTCTAAGGCTCCGCCGCCGTACATCATCTGGCCGTCGGCATCACAATTATACCTGCGGTAAAGCATCCAACTGATTTCCGATTTTTTTAGATATTTCCCGTATTTGGACGGTAGTTTTTTCATTAGGCCAAAATACTCTTTATTAAGCTCCAAGTTCCATTTTTCCACGCTTTTATAATAACAACTGGCCCAACCTGCATTAGATTCATGCTTGCTCATACATAACCTGTATTCTTGACCTGCCGCCGCCGTCAAAGGAACACCTATCATTAGTAATAACGCTATTATAAATATTATAATTTTTAGCATTTATCCGCAACTATTAAGAATTCGATTCACATCGCTATTAATGATTAGTGCTGCCTGTTTGCCGGCAGGAACGGTTCTAAGTCTTTAACCCTATCTATTAGCATGGCCCTGAGGCAAGATTCTCTCTGTATAATATTACCGCTGCTGCTGCCGAACATAATATCTCCTGCGGCAATGCAATTATACCTGCGGTAAAGAATCCAACTGATTTCCGATTTTTTTAGATAACTGCGGGATTTTGGGCCATCAGCTTTCATTATATCATAATAAACAGCGTTAAGCTTCATATTCCACCTCTTAATGCTTTGCACATAACACTCGTTTATCCCTGCGGTAGATTTGTTTCGCCTAATGCACGATTTAAATTCCTGCCTAGCGACAGCTGTTGATGAAAAGCTTGCTATCAGGATAATTGCCAATATGTATTTCATCATAAAAATCTATAAACGCAAGTTGGAGATTGAAAGTTTAATATTATTTGTATAGCTTACGTTATCTGACGCTGGTCAACTGCCCATGAAATAAGTTATATCGGTTTAAAAAATATTTGTCAACTATTTTTCCGCTCCTGGCTGGACATGCTATAAATTAATAAACACACGGTTAAGACTATTTTAAAATAATTAGAAGTTTAATTAGACCCAAAATTGCCGATAGAAATTTCTTTTTCCGGATTAACGCTTCGCTCTCGCACCTTGTGCTCGTGAAGTTTCAATAAAACTTTCACGCTTTCGCGGGAATGACTTTGAGGGAATTTTACAATTCACCCGACGGGTGTCATTCCTGCGAAAGCAGGAATCCAGTATGTGTAATATGTTGAAACAGTTTCATAGATTTCTATCAGCAATTTTGTGTTAGAAGTTTGCGTTGACAATACGATATATAAAATTATAATATTGTAACTATTATAAAAGATTTAAGATATAAATAATATTATAAATATATGTCAAATATTAAACTGCGAAAGGCTAAAGCAAGTCTGTCAGTATAAAACACACCCTTATTCTAAAATTATATTAAAGGATATACATATATAAATGATTAAAACCAAAATAAAAATAATATCGGTTTTATTATTTTCTATTATTTTTTTATATCTGTCGCCGGCCTATGCGGCACAATCTTATGCCGTCATGATAAAAAAAGTTAATAATGACTTTGCAAAGCATCATTATGAAAAAGCGTTTTTGATTCTTAGAATGTTAGCGGACAAAGGAAATATGAAAGCTCAAAGAAAACTTGGGTTTATGTATGATAACGGTTATGACGGGTTTCCTAAAAACTTTAAAAAGGCAAACCGCTGGTTCAAATTAGCCGCAGAGCAAGGAGATGCTGAATCTCAGCTTAATGTAGGCAATGCTTTCTTTTGTGGATTTGGGGTTCCTAAAAACTTTAAAAAAGCTCTTTACTGGTATAAATTAGCGGTAAAACAAGGAAATTCCGCAGATGTTGAGGGCGAAGGCAACGTGGGATCCAATCTGTATCTTTATGAAACGCATAAATACGCAAGTTATCCAACAACCTACGACGGCGAAACTAACATAGGGGTTATTTATTATATGGGAGGATACGGCATCCGCAAAAACTTGAAAAAAGCGATATACTGGTCAAAATTAGCGGCAAAACAGGGAAACGAATATGGGGAATATAATATTGGTTTTCTGTATTATAACGGCGAAGTAATTCCAAAGAAATGGGCAGAAGCAAACTTCTGGTATAGATTTGCCGCAAAACAGGGAAATCAAGTTATTAAAATGGAATTAAATAAAGCATATCGTTATGATTATATTCAAGAAGACTTTAAAAAAGCGGCCTACTGGTATAAATTAGCGGCAGAACAGGGGGATATAGATGCGCAAACCGATTTAGGCCATATCTATTATCACGGAAAAGGAGTGCCTCAAAATTACAAATTAGCGGTCTATTGGTATAAATCAGTGGCAGCAGGGGGAGTCTCAACAGGGCAGGCAACCTTAGGCTATTGTTATTACAAAGGGTACGGGGTTGCTAAAAACTATATTAAAGCCCTTAAATGGTTCATCATAGCAAAAACTAACGGTTGTAAATGTATTAATAAATATATTAACGATATTAAACATCGCCTGACCGCAAGCCAGATTGCCGAAGCCAAGCGGGAAGCTCAAGAGTGGCGGTTAAAACATCGTGAATAATATTCATCGGCAGGTTAATAAGTCAGCGGGTATAAAGCAGTCATGCAGTTTTAATTTATCGTATATCATTTATTTATTGCCTGTATTAAAAAAACATTTACTGATAAAGTTCCTTTG
The Candidatus Acidulodesulfobacterium ferriphilum genome window above contains:
- a CDS encoding radical SAM protein; its protein translation is MVELSLSPLRKRVKSAVVRNTLYLASNYIIPKLTDETIIKISDKLNNFKAPAGKIFFDHIFVNLKRKLPYLSKNVKKGILNNFISNFLLLSGEKRKEFIEKNGFYPPLFYVISPTMHCNLKCYGCYSANYERKDMLSYEKINQIIEEGKSFGIFFYTFSGGEPFVRKDILDIIEKNSDCYFQIYTNGSLIDGKMAKKLADMGNVFPCISVEGFEDETDERRGKGHFKKVVSAMKNLKDNGMLFGFSATATRFNNNVIVSDEFIDFYVKQGCFLGWYFNYIPIGREPDMNLMPTPEQRNYRRKRVVEIRETKPIVVADFWNDGILSHGCLSGGRVYLHINANGGVEPCVFAQFAADNIFDKSMEDILNSMYFKSIRKEQMGIKNRLRPCMIIDHPDILRKVVAEGGAKATQEGGDSIISELKDKMDTYSQSYGKIADAAWEEEFDNGKFFYNYDGEKIKLNEDDYYRRSFYPLEGGKTVKNETKAQ
- a CDS encoding MFS transporter; amino-acid sequence: MEGSKKKWLNSNVFFISLSAFFADLGYQAVLVIFPIFLVLDLHSSVIYFGIASAISYGIGAFFGYFGGRAGDKFGHKKIAIIGNLLIPLLSFTGFSLYPAEAVAFFSTGWWARNFRSPSRRVLLSRSVLKEFYGKAFGFLHALDQGGGFFAGIYALILFTYHVPLKYILLTTIGPLLISTLFLTLISKKKLINNPDNSANGNINNNPKKNAAINTDNNNNANNSAGLNKKNSDLNENLFKRILIATSLYGFSSFSFGFPILTIAESSKNDALGILSYVLFFICTALTGLIAGKTIAKTINKLGFGYFLTFAGSLGMALIFTFSLNPLLYYICVAILGISLGIIETIEPTAISLIVKNETIGRGMGSLTAARSLGLFGGNVLMGLLYYIGANYSYLYAAILSLIASLIIFSSKSNL
- a CDS encoding DUF3617 family protein, with amino-acid sequence MKKIFLLISIFISIAFANSAFASRLFLPGLWQYTSTTTVSGLPYAMPPVTSTYSSCMGNKLKPPMQKNPDIPANCPKPIVTVNGNTVVTRFECSTGVGMEIKELMFEYFPNDTTMHMHGHVNTINTYQGRTMNVNSNIELTGKRIGACSVK
- a CDS encoding DUF1311 domain-containing protein, coding for MLKIIIFIIALLLMIGVPLTAAAGQEYRLCMSKHESNAGWASCYYKSVEKWNLELNKEYFGLMKKLPSKYGKYLKKSEISWMLYRRYNCDADGQMMYGGGALEGLEIGACLRSMLIDRVRWLKKLSDNVEGAADSKTVEYFNNNQIMGDTGNGKNFPIGNLQICAKVNKRFKYVNVQVEFSWTGHLLDTGKVPFKKKSEGDIYFRFIDGWGNTGDGSIARRSNGYILSLKPVKINKLYGSNDLDEYGTYNLKEGRCKKY
- a CDS encoding DUF1311 domain-containing protein, which gives rise to MMKYILAIILIASFSSTAVARQEFKSCIRRNKSTAGINECYVQSIKRWNMKLNAVYYDIMKADGPKSRSYLKKSEISWILYRRYNCIAAGDIMFGSSSGNIIQRESCLRAMLIDRVKDLEPFLPANRQH